A genomic window from Slackia heliotrinireducens DSM 20476 includes:
- the accC gene encoding acetyl-CoA carboxylase biotin carboxylase subunit, with product MFSKILVANRGEVALRIMRAARELGVKTVAVYSEADRDTLPVKYADEAVCIGPAPAGKSYLVMANIIAAANITGCEAVHPGYGFLAENAEFARACADNDLVFIGPSPECIERMGDKASARETMTSYGVPTVPGSDGVVDTVEEARAFAEEVGYPVLIKASAGGGGKGMREVHDPKDLESAYAAAKAEAQAAFGNGDVYLEKLVLRPRHVEVQVLADNYGNRVALCERDCSIQRRHQKLLEEAPSPALTDETRRAMGVAAIKAVRAVDYRNAGTIEFLLDESGKFYFMEMNTRVQVEHPVTEQITGVDIIKEQLRIAADEPMNCADRAPFSPNGHAIEFRINAEDPDNDFRPIPGKITRLDFPGGPGVRVETYLQAGSSISPYYDSMIAKLIVWGENREEALQRGRRALAEFNIEGIPTTIPFHQKVLETEIFQAGEARTDFIEIAFEQ from the coding sequence GTGTTCTCCAAGATCCTAGTAGCAAACCGCGGCGAGGTGGCGCTGCGCATCATGCGCGCCGCCCGCGAGCTGGGCGTGAAGACGGTAGCCGTCTACTCCGAGGCCGACCGCGACACGCTGCCCGTGAAATACGCCGACGAGGCCGTGTGCATCGGTCCGGCTCCTGCCGGCAAGTCTTACCTGGTCATGGCGAACATCATTGCCGCTGCCAACATCACTGGCTGCGAAGCCGTGCATCCCGGCTATGGTTTCTTGGCTGAAAACGCCGAGTTCGCACGCGCCTGCGCCGACAACGACCTGGTCTTCATCGGCCCGTCTCCCGAATGCATCGAGCGCATGGGCGACAAGGCGTCGGCCCGTGAGACCATGACCAGTTACGGCGTTCCCACGGTTCCCGGTTCCGACGGCGTCGTCGACACTGTTGAAGAGGCCCGTGCCTTCGCCGAAGAGGTGGGCTATCCCGTGCTCATCAAGGCTTCCGCCGGCGGCGGCGGCAAGGGCATGCGCGAAGTCCACGACCCCAAAGACCTTGAAAGCGCCTATGCGGCCGCAAAGGCCGAGGCTCAGGCCGCGTTCGGCAACGGCGACGTGTACCTGGAGAAGTTGGTGCTGCGTCCCCGCCACGTCGAGGTGCAGGTCCTGGCTGACAACTACGGTAACCGTGTGGCCCTGTGCGAGCGCGACTGCTCCATCCAGCGCCGTCATCAGAAGCTGCTGGAAGAAGCCCCTTCGCCGGCCCTGACCGACGAGACCCGCCGCGCCATGGGTGTCGCGGCCATCAAGGCTGTCCGCGCCGTGGACTACCGCAACGCCGGCACCATCGAGTTTTTGCTGGACGAATCCGGCAAGTTCTACTTCATGGAGATGAACACCCGCGTGCAGGTGGAGCATCCGGTCACCGAGCAGATCACCGGCGTCGACATCATCAAAGAGCAGCTGCGTATCGCCGCTGACGAGCCCATGAACTGCGCCGACCGCGCACCCTTCTCGCCGAACGGCCACGCCATCGAGTTCCGCATCAACGCCGAGGACCCGGACAACGACTTCCGTCCCATCCCTGGCAAGATCACCCGCCTCGACTTCCCGGGTGGCCCGGGCGTGCGTGTGGAAACCTATCTGCAGGCCGGCTCTTCCATTTCGCCGTACTACGATTCGATGATCGCCAAGCTCATCGTGTGGGGCGAAAACCGTGAAGAGGCTCTGCAGCGCGGCCGTCGCGCCCTTGCCGAGTTCAATATCGAGGGCATCCCGACCACCATTCCGTTCCATCAGAAAGTGTTGGAAACGGAAATCTTCCAAGCCGGCGAAGCGCGAACCGACTTCATCGAAATCGCCTTCGAGCAGTAA
- the nusB gene encoding transcription antitermination factor NusB — protein MAKRYDRTLGRRAALQVLYESDILGTPVDKVVDEGVVPEEAALNDYARRLLLGVASHITDIDRQISKSSKNWAIDRMPLVDRALLRITVFEMQHVDEVPVAVSINEAVELAKDFGGDDTYRFVNGILGRIARTMGEDVPESDEIDDMEDEPQAEKTAEPEVQTEPETEVEPEAENAEADSSEE, from the coding sequence ATGGCTAAGCGATACGACCGTACTTTAGGACGCCGCGCGGCGTTGCAAGTCTTATATGAAAGCGACATTCTGGGCACGCCCGTCGACAAGGTGGTCGACGAAGGGGTCGTGCCTGAAGAGGCCGCTCTCAACGACTATGCCCGCAGGCTGCTGCTTGGCGTAGCATCCCATATTACCGACATCGACCGTCAGATTTCCAAAAGCTCCAAGAACTGGGCGATTGACCGCATGCCGCTGGTCGACCGTGCGCTGCTGCGCATCACCGTGTTCGAGATGCAGCACGTGGACGAAGTTCCCGTCGCCGTGTCCATCAACGAGGCCGTGGAGCTGGCTAAGGATTTCGGCGGCGACGACACCTATCGTTTCGTGAACGGCATCTTGGGCCGCATTGCCCGCACCATGGGCGAAGACGTGCCTGAAAGCGACGAAATCGACGATATGGAAGACGAGCCCCAGGCTGAAAAGACCGCAGAGCCTGAAGTGCAGACCGAGCCCGAAACCGAAGTCGAGCCCGAGGCCGAAAACGCCGAAGCCGATTCTTCGGAAGAGTAG
- a CDS encoding 4Fe-4S dicluster domain-containing protein — protein MTKYAIVVDEHRCIGCWSCSVACKLENNLPDQSWWNTVLTVGGDSVNTPAGEYGKNTITFNPYHCMHCDTPACTAVCPTGATYKDEETGIVMQNVSECIGCRSCIEACPYTGVRTYLEEDPIPAMEWPVGNQQAPDHLVNTVEKCIMCYYRVKDGKDPACVEGCPAYARVFGDLDDPESEVSKLLAEREYYVLNPEAGTGPNVYYLKDTTQR, from the coding sequence ATGACCAAGTACGCCATTGTCGTTGACGAGCACCGTTGCATCGGTTGCTGGTCCTGCAGCGTTGCCTGCAAACTCGAGAACAACCTCCCCGATCAGTCCTGGTGGAACACCGTGCTGACCGTGGGCGGCGACAGTGTGAACACTCCTGCCGGCGAATACGGCAAGAACACCATCACCTTCAATCCGTACCACTGCATGCATTGCGACACCCCGGCCTGCACCGCCGTGTGCCCGACCGGCGCCACCTACAAGGATGAGGAAACCGGCATCGTCATGCAGAACGTGTCCGAGTGCATCGGCTGCCGCAGCTGCATCGAGGCTTGCCCCTACACGGGCGTCCGCACCTACCTGGAAGAGGACCCCATTCCCGCCATGGAGTGGCCTGTCGGCAACCAGCAGGCACCCGACCACCTGGTCAACACCGTCGAGAAGTGCATCATGTGCTACTACCGCGTGAAGGACGGCAAGGACCCCGCATGCGTCGAGGGCTGCCCCGCCTACGCCCGCGTCTTCGGCGATTTGGACGACCCCGAAAGCGAAGTGTCCAAGCTTCTGGCCGAGCGCGAGTACTACGTGCTCAACCCCGAAGCCGGCACCGGCCCGAACGTGTATTACCTTAAAGACACCACGCAGCGCTAA
- a CDS encoding TorD/DmsD family molecular chaperone — MPKTNLAAMFKLFSIALQPIRADWMDLLTEGKLRDDVRMIWTALELPQAPLDEFCATLDTFVGRDPEEVLHELRQERTRLFIGDKPLVKSSEGLWRRDREGRRAVRMINQYSIEVQEFMRECGVAKKAGTNDCIDYLETECDFCAFLADRPEYLIEMGKEPIDLLDQFMDEHVKKWGPGLCEDVVRETRNPYFRAAYGLMAEYLKEF, encoded by the coding sequence ATGCCAAAAACCAACCTTGCCGCCATGTTCAAGCTCTTCTCCATCGCGTTGCAGCCGATCCGCGCCGATTGGATGGACCTGTTGACCGAAGGGAAGCTGCGCGACGACGTGCGCATGATATGGACGGCGCTGGAGCTTCCGCAAGCGCCTCTGGACGAGTTCTGCGCAACGCTTGACACCTTCGTCGGGCGCGATCCCGAAGAGGTCCTCCACGAGCTGCGCCAGGAGCGCACGCGCCTGTTCATCGGCGACAAACCGCTCGTCAAGAGTTCGGAGGGACTGTGGCGCCGCGACCGCGAAGGCAGGCGCGCCGTGCGCATGATCAACCAGTACTCCATCGAGGTCCAGGAGTTCATGCGCGAGTGCGGCGTGGCCAAGAAGGCCGGCACCAACGACTGCATCGACTATCTGGAAACCGAATGCGATTTCTGCGCGTTTCTGGCGGACCGACCCGAGTACCTCATCGAAATGGGCAAGGAGCCCATCGACCTGCTCGATCAGTTCATGGACGAGCACGTGAAGAAATGGGGTCCGGGCCTGTGCGAAGATGTGGTGCGGGAAACGCGCAATCCGTATTTCCGCGCGGCATACGGGCTCATGGCCGAGTACCTCAAGGAATTCTAA
- a CDS encoding exodeoxyribonuclease VII small subunit: MDMQQETTFSDIRERLSQIEKLVKSDDVSLDKALDLYDEAIKLGMKADELLEDVDAADVAAAEDAASSDVS, encoded by the coding sequence ATGGACATGCAGCAGGAAACGACGTTCTCGGACATTCGCGAACGCCTCAGTCAGATTGAGAAGCTCGTCAAATCCGACGACGTTTCTTTGGACAAGGCCCTTGACCTGTACGACGAGGCGATCAAGCTCGGCATGAAGGCGGACGAGCTGCTTGAAGACGTCGACGCTGCAGATGTCGCTGCCGCAGAGGATGCGGCTTCGAGCGACGTATCGTAG
- a CDS encoding MarR family transcriptional regulator: protein MTRLDSTIDMFREFDELVGTIRRNVLTLDTLAMMLWLEPHPRSSAGEITRALSFSPSKTTRCIRQLIDLELIEEQLQPDDLRKSLFSLSNRGENAAFEISRKLGAPSKARTLENYLTFRECHAQACRLIGRQVSDLQFRILLVLHAAQTPLCVSDVVRAVSSPQSSTSTALKTLSGCKLVNLTVGKNDARMVHAVLSKRGRQILDVVAVPFDLTSDLR from the coding sequence TTGACCCGGCTGGACAGCACAATCGACATGTTTCGGGAGTTCGACGAACTCGTGGGCACCATACGCCGCAACGTACTGACCTTGGACACCCTGGCGATGATGCTGTGGCTGGAACCTCATCCTCGGTCGTCGGCGGGCGAGATAACGCGTGCCCTGTCGTTCTCGCCTTCGAAAACGACGCGCTGCATAAGGCAGCTCATCGACCTGGAGCTTATCGAAGAGCAGCTCCAGCCGGACGACCTTCGCAAAAGCCTTTTCTCCCTGTCCAACCGCGGCGAAAACGCTGCGTTCGAGATTTCCCGCAAGCTAGGGGCCCCGTCGAAGGCGCGCACCCTCGAGAACTACCTGACGTTTCGCGAATGCCACGCCCAAGCCTGTCGACTAATCGGTCGCCAGGTTTCCGACCTGCAGTTCCGCATTCTCCTGGTGCTGCATGCCGCACAGACCCCCTTGTGCGTCAGCGATGTGGTCCGCGCGGTCTCATCCCCCCAGTCCAGCACATCCACCGCACTTAAGACCCTGTCCGGATGCAAGCTGGTCAACCTAACCGTCGGAAAGAACGACGCCCGCATGGTCCATGCGGTTTTGTCAAAGCGCGGACGACAGATTCTCGATGTGGTAGCCGTGCCTTTCGATTTAACCTCTGACCTGCGCTGA
- a CDS encoding Asp23/Gls24 family envelope stress response protein, which yields MSEELYADGLGIAPGVMETIVALAAKEVDGVASVGSSTLSGFRSRLSAKPANQGIDVTMDEDQQINVAIHIDVLYGKVIPVVAEAVRAAVADAVATQVGFDLAAVDVFVDGLVFE from the coding sequence ATGAGTGAAGAACTGTATGCAGACGGCTTGGGCATCGCCCCCGGTGTTATGGAGACCATTGTCGCCCTCGCCGCAAAAGAAGTTGATGGCGTAGCCTCCGTCGGCTCCTCCACGCTGTCCGGATTCCGCTCCCGTTTGTCTGCCAAGCCCGCCAACCAGGGCATCGACGTGACCATGGACGAAGATCAGCAGATCAACGTGGCCATTCACATCGACGTTCTGTACGGCAAGGTCATCCCTGTCGTCGCCGAGGCCGTCCGTGCCGCTGTCGCCGACGCCGTCGCCACCCAGGTCGGCTTCGACCTGGCTGCAGTCGATGTGTTCGTCGATGGTCTTGTGTTCGAATAA
- a CDS encoding arginine deiminase family protein — protein MINVYSEIGPLRRVLMHRPGNEIMQLYPYMLGEMLFEDTPFLPAAQAEHDAYTAILRNAGVEVVYLRDLFAQAMNVPEARAAFTREFASASRVPSRELEDRVVAHYDSLSVEDLVEAVFCGIRKNDPAFADVQTLGGMARKEDVFLVNPMPNCYFTRDSSVNVADSVILSHMTKEFRRREPILLKYVHTYSDLFRDDPTQDLYNMDEPYGIEGGDVIVLSDKAVAIGCSERTDPGAVEHVAKSLFAKGYEAVYAFDIGRDRFAMHLDGMLTMIGYDTFIYNPLIEGKVSVFKLTPAANDGITTVAASDDWSQVLAEALHVPAVKLIPCGGDGDDVRSLWEMWNMGSNVLTIRPGEVVGYDRAVVTLDLLDKAGITVHTFTGAELSRGRGGARCMSMPLVRDAI, from the coding sequence ATGATTAATGTCTATTCAGAAATCGGCCCGCTGCGCCGTGTCCTGATGCACCGCCCCGGCAACGAGATCATGCAGCTGTACCCGTACATGCTGGGCGAGATGCTCTTCGAGGACACGCCGTTTTTACCGGCCGCGCAAGCGGAACACGACGCCTACACGGCCATCCTGCGTAATGCAGGCGTCGAGGTTGTATACCTTCGCGACCTGTTCGCCCAGGCCATGAACGTACCTGAGGCCCGCGCAGCCTTCACCCGCGAGTTCGCCTCCGCATCCCGCGTGCCATCCCGCGAGCTTGAGGATCGCGTCGTGGCCCACTACGACTCGCTGAGCGTCGAGGACCTGGTCGAAGCCGTGTTCTGCGGCATTCGCAAGAACGACCCCGCATTCGCCGACGTCCAAACGCTGGGCGGCATGGCCCGCAAGGAGGACGTGTTCCTGGTCAACCCCATGCCCAACTGCTACTTCACCCGCGACTCCAGCGTGAACGTGGCTGACTCGGTCATCCTATCCCACATGACCAAGGAGTTCCGCCGTCGTGAGCCCATTCTGCTGAAATACGTGCACACCTACTCGGACCTGTTCCGAGACGACCCGACCCAGGACCTTTACAACATGGACGAGCCCTACGGCATCGAAGGCGGCGACGTCATCGTGCTGTCGGACAAGGCCGTCGCCATCGGCTGCAGCGAGCGCACCGACCCGGGTGCCGTGGAGCATGTGGCGAAAAGCCTGTTCGCAAAGGGGTACGAAGCGGTGTACGCCTTCGATATCGGACGCGACCGCTTCGCCATGCACCTGGACGGCATGCTGACGATGATTGGCTACGACACCTTCATCTACAACCCGCTGATCGAAGGCAAGGTGAGCGTGTTCAAGCTGACCCCGGCGGCAAACGACGGCATAACCACGGTTGCGGCTTCCGACGACTGGAGCCAGGTGCTCGCCGAGGCGCTGCACGTGCCCGCCGTGAAGCTGATCCCCTGCGGAGGCGATGGCGACGACGTGCGCAGCCTGTGGGAGATGTGGAACATGGGATCCAACGTGCTTACCATCCGTCCCGGCGAAGTCGTGGGCTACGACCGCGCCGTCGTGACGCTTGACCTGCTTGACAAGGCAGGCATCACCGTGCACACCTTCACCGGCGCCGAGCTGTCCCGCGGACGCGGCGGCGCCCGATGCATGAGCATGCCCCTGGTCAGGGACGCCATCTAG
- a CDS encoding molybdopterin-containing oxidoreductase family protein produces MKESLTRRTFVKGAGVSAAGAAIAGVLASCSQNTGEEAEEMENLEASHEIAEKPEVEEQEYFCTCSWSCSFCQYRVFVRDGNISHMLPREDFDYRTCLKGRARIQRTYSEARVQYPMKRKTYSVDDPHPENRGNDEWEQITWDEAGDMIAQKWAQVEADFGPLANTYYQGCGSQGSLNGNAGLIMRLFNATGCTAWHYSFDAATNAGLTRGGIQWFDQSEPQDFVNSDYILIMGANPVGAQVQMWKFIAAAQEAGAKLICVDPVFSPTVAKSDKWITVKPGTDPALYLGLIKKFIDDETYVADFVLNHTCAPFLIKKEDGMYLRGGEYQDEPLHVGPPFWVTGLPTEIDPIMVWDEKEGKPACFDECENPAWTCPDDKYITAWDMFKEHIQEWTLDKVMEVTGISEDDFNFLYDVLQPEHKVTHYINFGTGAYENGLHAAYALCALIAMTANFGEPGRSVGGFDAMYGNFFGHALTAPSNGKSFTYITWLDACNIMSSGELNGEPYPIKTMIQTHGGLIGGSVNSDRTKHEFLDKLEQYVVVDPFMTDSARYADIVLPACDTYEYEDVVPLSHEHNVRISEKAIEPLYEAKVDSEIARFLAEKMGLADAVCDVTDDDWWKGTFDDVQAAVDNGITMDTLRENKIMRYVSEFPYIGNKDYKNFITETGRIMFYTEAPAPRTPSTMDVQSIFDREKMPTYFENKIAGENSEYAAEFPLVMISHRNPSRVHMTHFMKDWARDVMPDPILFVHPNDAKKFGVEDGQDILITSTVGQCVMKCVYHTGMREGMTVYNKGYAENETKFGSQGAITTDYCDPYAVNCSFFDNRIKIEPWTEQ; encoded by the coding sequence ATGAAAGAATCTCTAACTCGTCGTACCTTCGTGAAGGGCGCAGGAGTTTCCGCCGCAGGCGCCGCCATCGCAGGTGTTCTGGCCTCTTGCAGCCAAAACACCGGCGAAGAAGCCGAGGAAATGGAGAACCTGGAGGCAAGCCACGAGATTGCCGAAAAACCTGAAGTCGAAGAGCAGGAGTACTTCTGCACCTGCAGCTGGAGCTGCTCGTTCTGCCAGTACCGCGTATTCGTGCGCGACGGCAACATCAGCCACATGCTCCCGCGCGAGGACTTCGATTACCGTACGTGCCTCAAGGGCCGTGCCCGCATCCAGCGTACCTACTCCGAGGCTCGCGTCCAGTACCCGATGAAGCGCAAGACCTACTCCGTGGACGATCCGCATCCCGAGAACCGCGGCAATGACGAGTGGGAGCAGATCACCTGGGACGAGGCCGGCGACATGATCGCTCAGAAGTGGGCGCAGGTCGAAGCCGACTTCGGTCCTCTGGCCAACACCTATTACCAGGGCTGTGGCTCCCAGGGTTCGCTCAACGGCAACGCCGGCCTGATCATGCGTCTGTTCAACGCAACGGGCTGCACGGCCTGGCATTATTCGTTCGACGCCGCCACCAACGCGGGCCTCACCCGCGGCGGCATCCAGTGGTTCGACCAGTCCGAGCCTCAGGACTTCGTGAACTCCGACTACATCCTCATCATGGGCGCCAACCCGGTCGGTGCTCAGGTGCAGATGTGGAAGTTCATCGCAGCCGCCCAGGAAGCCGGTGCCAAGCTGATCTGCGTCGACCCGGTCTTCAGCCCCACCGTCGCCAAGTCTGACAAGTGGATCACCGTCAAGCCCGGCACCGACCCGGCTCTGTACCTGGGCCTCATCAAGAAGTTCATCGACGACGAGACCTACGTTGCCGACTTCGTGCTGAACCACACCTGCGCCCCGTTCCTCATCAAGAAGGAAGACGGCATGTACCTGCGCGGCGGCGAGTATCAGGACGAGCCGCTGCACGTCGGACCTCCGTTCTGGGTAACCGGCCTGCCCACCGAGATCGACCCCATCATGGTGTGGGACGAGAAGGAAGGCAAGCCCGCGTGCTTCGACGAGTGCGAGAACCCGGCTTGGACCTGCCCCGACGACAAGTACATCACCGCTTGGGATATGTTCAAGGAGCACATCCAGGAGTGGACGCTTGACAAGGTCATGGAAGTCACCGGCATCTCCGAGGACGACTTCAACTTCCTGTACGACGTCCTGCAGCCCGAGCATAAGGTCACCCACTACATCAACTTCGGCACCGGTGCTTACGAGAACGGCCTGCATGCCGCCTACGCTCTGTGCGCGCTGATCGCCATGACCGCCAACTTCGGCGAGCCCGGCCGCTCGGTCGGTGGCTTCGACGCCATGTACGGCAACTTCTTCGGCCATGCGCTTACCGCTCCGTCCAACGGCAAGTCCTTCACCTACATCACCTGGCTTGACGCTTGCAACATCATGAGCTCCGGCGAGCTGAACGGCGAGCCGTATCCCATCAAGACCATGATCCAGACCCACGGCGGCCTGATCGGCGGCTCCGTGAACTCCGACCGCACCAAGCACGAGTTCCTGGACAAGCTGGAACAGTACGTGGTCGTCGACCCGTTCATGACCGACTCCGCCCGCTATGCCGACATCGTGCTGCCCGCGTGCGACACCTACGAGTACGAGGACGTCGTTCCGCTGAGCCACGAGCACAACGTGCGTATCTCCGAGAAGGCCATCGAGCCTTTGTACGAGGCCAAGGTCGACTCCGAGATCGCCCGCTTCCTGGCTGAGAAGATGGGCCTGGCCGACGCCGTGTGCGACGTCACCGACGACGACTGGTGGAAGGGCACGTTCGACGACGTGCAGGCTGCTGTCGACAACGGCATCACCATGGACACCCTGCGTGAGAACAAGATCATGCGCTACGTGTCCGAGTTCCCCTACATCGGCAACAAGGACTACAAGAACTTCATCACCGAGACCGGCCGCATCATGTTCTACACCGAGGCTCCGGCTCCGCGTACGCCTTCCACGATGGACGTCCAGTCCATCTTCGACCGCGAGAAGATGCCGACCTACTTCGAGAACAAGATCGCTGGCGAAAACTCCGAGTACGCCGCCGAGTTCCCGCTGGTCATGATTTCGCACCGCAACCCCAGCCGCGTCCACATGACCCACTTCATGAAGGACTGGGCTCGCGACGTCATGCCCGACCCCATCCTGTTCGTGCATCCCAACGACGCCAAGAAGTTCGGCGTCGAGGACGGCCAGGACATCCTGATCACCTCCACGGTCGGCCAGTGCGTCATGAAGTGCGTGTACCACACCGGCATGCGCGAGGGTATGACCGTTTACAACAAGGGCTATGCCGAGAACGAGACGAAGTTCGGCAGCCAGGGCGCCATCACCACCGACTACTGCGACCCGTATGCGGTGAACTGCTCGTTCTTCGACAACCGCATCAAGATCGAGCCGTGGACCGAGCAGTAA
- the accB gene encoding acetyl-CoA carboxylase biotin carboxyl carrier protein → MPGLQLMDTTIRDGQQSLWATRMQLGDILPILPKMDKVGYWAIEAWGGATFDTCLRFLDENPWERLRVIKSHTPNTDLAMLSRGQNLVGYKHYSKEIVDRFIDCAHRNGVQVFRVFDALNDIRNVIDNAEAIKACGGWFEGAISYTISPVHTLDSYIEYAQALKDLGADSIAIKDMAGMLTPYRTERMVKVLNAEVGLPVHVHCHYVGGMAPANILKAAEAGAAIADTASAPLAFGNSHPAVEMIVAALQESKFDTGYDLDLLFEIADYWEEVRKRGHYARGVSSLNHMKVYSHQVPGGMMSNLVAQLEIQKATDRLDEVLHEIPKVRAEVGYPPLVTPMSQIVGTQAVLNVLTGARWSIVSKEMKDYLCGYYGKAPGPIDPKIVEKVVGPNDEILPPDVSPAQLNTVTYDEIAAEIGDLANSEEDVLMYALFPNEARNYLSKHRATERVDFLLENESKQTKEDDYVDISQIRELAKVVEDSGVGEITVEEEGMRISIRMPGMAPAGAPVVAAPAAAPAAAAAPAAAPAAAESDRPSNWVAVKAPMVGTFYVAPAPGADPFVTEGSEVAAGETMCIVEAMKLMNEIGAPQMGIVREVCLEDATPVEFGTPMFYIEPYRDADKGEGE, encoded by the coding sequence ATGCCAGGTTTGCAGCTGATGGACACCACCATCCGCGACGGCCAGCAAAGCTTGTGGGCCACGCGTATGCAGTTAGGTGACATTCTGCCCATTCTGCCTAAGATGGACAAGGTGGGCTACTGGGCCATCGAGGCCTGGGGTGGTGCGACGTTCGACACTTGCCTGCGCTTCCTTGACGAGAACCCTTGGGAGCGTCTGCGCGTTATCAAATCCCACACTCCCAACACCGACCTTGCTATGCTTTCCCGCGGCCAGAACCTGGTCGGCTACAAGCATTATTCCAAGGAAATCGTCGATCGTTTCATCGATTGCGCCCATCGCAACGGCGTGCAGGTGTTCCGTGTGTTCGACGCGCTTAACGACATCCGCAACGTCATCGACAACGCCGAAGCCATCAAGGCATGCGGCGGTTGGTTCGAAGGCGCCATTTCCTACACCATCTCGCCCGTCCACACGTTGGACAGCTACATCGAGTACGCCCAGGCCCTCAAGGACCTCGGAGCTGACTCCATCGCCATCAAGGACATGGCGGGCATGCTCACGCCGTATCGCACCGAGCGCATGGTGAAGGTCCTGAACGCCGAGGTGGGCTTGCCGGTTCACGTGCACTGCCACTACGTCGGCGGCATGGCCCCCGCAAACATCCTGAAGGCCGCCGAGGCCGGCGCCGCCATCGCGGACACGGCCAGCGCGCCTCTGGCTTTCGGCAACAGCCACCCTGCCGTCGAGATGATCGTCGCCGCGCTCCAGGAAAGCAAGTTCGACACCGGCTACGACCTGGACCTGCTGTTCGAAATCGCCGATTACTGGGAGGAGGTCCGCAAACGCGGCCACTACGCCCGCGGCGTGTCCTCACTGAACCACATGAAGGTCTACTCCCACCAGGTGCCCGGCGGCATGATGTCCAACCTGGTCGCCCAGCTGGAAATCCAGAAGGCCACCGACCGTCTGGACGAAGTGCTGCACGAGATTCCGAAGGTCCGCGCCGAAGTGGGCTATCCGCCGCTGGTCACTCCCATGAGCCAGATCGTCGGTACCCAGGCCGTGCTCAACGTTTTGACCGGCGCCCGTTGGAGCATCGTCTCCAAGGAGATGAAGGACTACCTGTGCGGCTATTACGGAAAGGCCCCGGGCCCCATCGACCCCAAGATCGTGGAGAAGGTCGTCGGCCCCAACGACGAAATTCTGCCGCCTGACGTCTCCCCGGCGCAGCTCAACACCGTCACCTACGACGAGATCGCCGCGGAGATCGGCGATTTGGCCAATTCCGAAGAGGACGTGCTGATGTACGCCCTGTTCCCGAACGAGGCCCGCAACTACCTGTCCAAGCACCGCGCAACCGAAAGGGTTGACTTCCTGCTGGAGAACGAGTCCAAACAGACCAAGGAGGACGATTACGTGGATATCAGTCAGATTCGCGAGCTCGCGAAGGTCGTCGAAGATTCCGGCGTAGGCGAGATCACCGTTGAAGAAGAAGGCATGCGCATCAGCATCCGCATGCCCGGCATGGCTCCCGCAGGAGCTCCCGTGGTCGCCGCTCCGGCCGCAGCCCCCGCTGCCGCTGCCGCTCCGGCTGCAGCTCCCGCAGCAGCCGAAAGCGACCGTCCCAGCAACTGGGTTGCCGTCAAGGCCCCCATGGTCGGCACGTTCTACGTGGCTCCCGCTCCTGGCGCGGACCCCTTCGTCACGGAGGGTTCCGAGGTCGCTGCCGGCGAAACCATGTGCATCGTCGAGGCCATGAAGCTCATGAACGAGATCGGAGCTCCCCAGATGGGCATCGTCCGCGAGGTCTGCCTCGAGGACGCCACGCCTGTGGAATTCGGCACCCCGATGTTCTACATCGAGCCCTACCGCGATGCAGATAAGGGCGAGGGGGAATAA